A window of the Lactuca sativa cultivar Salinas chromosome 7, Lsat_Salinas_v11, whole genome shotgun sequence genome harbors these coding sequences:
- the LOC111911455 gene encoding uncharacterized protein LOC111911455 translates to MEASEKRHDDTDAVLKEHMKMMKEQQTMMIDQQASLRNHQASIHNLEVQIGQLTTLVSNKLSSQFPEKNAKSHVMMIDTEEEEISEFLEELEVEPKQPDPKPKKTKFKNKDIAGTPDSPRESSMLMFWAQSKQKKSESVPAYQPPFLFPSRANLSPLEREHLEFIQQMKGIPINTPFIDSLSKIPKYAKFLQDLIDTRQQLKKNSKVILSEQSSRAVLGELPKKMGDPRRLTLQCEFGNNLKTYALADSGASINLMPYSFYQKLNIQKMTVTKMTIHMANRSVTHPRGIIEDILVKIGKFVFPLDFVIIDKKEDAHVPIIFGRPLLNTVGALVDVRESKLTLRVGDDKEDFGIQDGFQGYDVKGEVFNIDEDNELEELEKLMEEEIKIINQVK, encoded by the coding sequence ATGGAAGCTTCCGAGAAAAGGCATGATGACACCGATGCGGTGCTAAAGGAACACATGAAAATGATGAAAGAACAACAAACAATGATGATTGACCAGCAAGCTTCATTAAGAAATCATCAAGCATCAATCCATAATCTCGAAGTCCAAATTGGTCAACTAACTACTTTGGTGAGCAACAAATTATCTTCACAATTTCCCGAAAAGAACGCTAAATCCCATGTAATGATGATTGATACCGAAGAAGAGGAAATCTCTGAATTTTTGGAGGAACTAGAAGTGGAACCAAAGCAGCCCGATCCAAAGCCGAAGAAGAcgaagttcaaaaataaagacatTGCTGGAACACCAGACTCACCTCGTGAGTCCTCTATGCTCATGTTTTGGGCCCAGTCTAAACAGAAAAAGTCAGAATCCGTTCCTGCTTATCAACCGCCTTTTCTATTCCCGTCCCGAGCTAATCTTAGTCCACTAGAAAGGGAACATCTGGAGTTTATTCAGCAAATGAAGGGTATTCCTATTAATACCCCGTTTATCGATTCactttcaaaaattccaaaatacGCGAAGTTTTTACAAGACTTGATAGACACTCGTCAGCAACTAAAGAAAAATTCTAAGGTCATTCTTAGTGAGCAAAGCTCAAGAGCTGTATTGGGAGAGTtacctaagaagatgggagatcctAGACGCCTCACTCTTCAATGTGAGTTTGGTAACAATTTGAAAACTTATGCTTTAGCTGATTCCGGGGCTAGCATAAATTTGATGCCCTATTCATTCTATCAAAAGCTGAATATTCAAAAAATGACGGTTACAAAGATGACTATCCACATGGCCAATCGTTCGGTGACGCATCCAAGGGGAATTATAGAAGACATCCTTGTTAAAATTGGGAAGTTTGTTTTCCCACTTGATTTTGTAATTATAGATAAGAAGGAGGATGCACATGTCCCAATCATTTTTGGTCGCCCTTTGCTAAATACCGTTGGGGCTTTAGTTGATGTTCGTGAATCTAAGCTTACATTGAGGGTTGGTGATGATAAGGAAGATTTTGGAATACAAGATGGATTTCAAGGATATGATGTTAAAGGTGAAGTGTTCAATATTGATGAAGATAATGAACTTGAAGAATTAGAAAAACTCATGGAGGAAGAAATCAAGATAATTAATCAAGTCAAATGA